Proteins from a genomic interval of Methanococcoides sp. AM1:
- a CDS encoding chorismate pyruvate-lyase family protein, with protein MTFVNKEFLKALKSFDIPTCLRVCAGTDGSVTFLLEIMTRKDVSVVTEAQHLIKADEETASLLDIAVGSDVNYRLVTLFAGARPFVRALSLSPIERMPEDIRQDLMRADIPIGKILRNSGIETRRDFDNIEINEDNLLFGSSKALSRSYRIVHDNSTLMWINEKFPVDERWNL; from the coding sequence GTGACATTCGTTAATAAGGAATTCCTTAAGGCACTAAAGTCCTTCGACATACCGACGTGCCTGAGGGTATGTGCAGGTACCGATGGGTCTGTAACATTCCTTCTTGAGATAATGACCCGTAAGGACGTCTCTGTGGTCACTGAGGCACAGCATCTCATAAAGGCAGATGAGGAAACCGCATCCCTTCTTGACATTGCCGTAGGGTCTGATGTGAACTACAGGCTTGTGACGCTTTTTGCAGGTGCAAGACCCTTTGTCAGGGCTCTATCCCTTTCCCCTATTGAGAGAATGCCCGAAGACATCCGTCAGGACCTCATGCGCGCAGATATCCCCATCGGCAAGATCCTCCGAAACAGCGGTATCGAGACCCGTCGTGACTTCGATAATATCGAGATCAACGAAGACAACCTCCTTTTCGGTAGCAGCAAAGCACTTTCAAGGTCATACCGCATCGTACACGATAACAGTACCCTCATGTGGATAAATGAGAAGTTTCCGGT